From the genome of Gloeocapsopsis sp. IPPAS B-1203, one region includes:
- a CDS encoding metalloregulator ArsR/SmtB family transcription factor, giving the protein MRDTSPMALAQVAEYFKVLSEVSRLQVLSCLRSGPKNVMEIVEATGLGQANVSKHLKMLMNSGMVSRHPQGVSVFYKVSDPAIFNLCEIVCDRISNRLLTQANQIETLKMPDQAQIQ; this is encoded by the coding sequence ATGCGAGATACTTCTCCTATGGCTTTAGCTCAAGTGGCAGAATACTTCAAAGTTTTATCAGAAGTGAGCCGACTTCAGGTATTAAGTTGTCTGCGGTCAGGTCCCAAAAATGTTATGGAAATTGTAGAAGCAACTGGATTAGGTCAAGCTAACGTCTCCAAACATCTCAAAATGCTAATGAACTCAGGAATGGTTTCCCGTCATCCTCAAGGAGTCAGTGTATTTTATAAAGTTTCCGATCCCGCAATTTTTAATTTGTGTGAGATTGTGTGCGATCGCATTTCAAATCGCCTGCTCACCCAAGCAAATCAAATCGAAACCCTCAAAATGCCTGACCAAGCACAGATCCAGTAG
- the psaM gene encoding photosystem I reaction center subunit XII, translating into MSISDTQVFVALVVALIPGVLAVRLATELYK; encoded by the coding sequence ATGTCTATATCAGATACACAAGTTTTTGTAGCACTTGTAGTAGCACTGATCCCTGGTGTCCTTGCTGTCCGCTTAGCAACAGAGCTTTACAAGTAA
- a CDS encoding WD40 repeat domain-containing protein, with translation MKSQTVNSQQFDLYFSEMLEDYVTAIAWSPQGNILAVCSAAGEVMLWQHSPESQEEWQRLPLQTSHHQSVDCLAFSSDGHFLAAGGQAGVRVWQLHQDAEVNQWQLLNIAHPSTWVDRLAWNPLCNQLALSLGRNVLVWDATAPEATITLNFDASSVLGLDWSFDGQYLAIAGYQGVKIWESQDWNEDPYIFDLPTATLAVAWSGDAKFFAIGNMDRTIAVFEWNNPNPWVMRGFPGKIRQITWSNAISQQNTPLFAAASVEGIVVWSKHPDDLVGWESRVLQHHVGVIQAIAFQPQSLLLASAAEDGLVCLWHKAKHLAQTLEGAPQGFSCLAWHPQGQQLAAGGKNGELRVWMRSRRGQGFNHR, from the coding sequence ATGAAGTCTCAAACAGTTAATTCTCAGCAATTCGATTTGTATTTTTCTGAAATGCTTGAGGATTACGTAACCGCGATCGCGTGGTCGCCTCAAGGGAATATTTTGGCTGTTTGTTCTGCGGCTGGGGAAGTTATGCTGTGGCAGCATTCACCTGAAAGCCAAGAAGAATGGCAACGACTACCACTGCAAACAAGTCACCATCAATCAGTAGACTGTCTTGCTTTTTCTAGTGATGGTCACTTTCTCGCCGCTGGCGGTCAAGCAGGAGTTAGAGTTTGGCAGCTGCATCAAGATGCTGAGGTGAATCAGTGGCAACTCCTTAACATAGCGCATCCGTCAACGTGGGTTGATCGACTCGCTTGGAATCCTTTATGCAATCAACTTGCTTTAAGTTTAGGGCGCAATGTTCTGGTGTGGGATGCAACAGCACCAGAAGCAACTATCACGCTCAATTTTGATGCTTCTTCAGTACTAGGATTGGATTGGAGCTTTGATGGTCAGTATTTAGCGATCGCAGGATATCAAGGTGTCAAAATTTGGGAAAGCCAAGATTGGAACGAAGACCCTTATATTTTCGATCTTCCGACAGCGACTCTTGCGGTGGCGTGGTCTGGTGACGCTAAATTTTTTGCAATTGGCAATATGGATCGCACGATTGCCGTTTTTGAATGGAATAATCCTAACCCCTGGGTGATGCGGGGTTTTCCTGGTAAAATTCGTCAAATTACTTGGTCAAACGCAATCAGCCAGCAAAATACTCCTTTGTTTGCAGCAGCTAGTGTTGAAGGTATCGTTGTGTGGTCTAAGCATCCTGATGATCTTGTTGGTTGGGAAAGCAGAGTACTACAGCATCATGTCGGTGTCATACAGGCGATCGCGTTTCAACCCCAAAGCTTGCTCCTAGCTTCAGCAGCAGAAGATGGTTTAGTTTGTTTATGGCATAAAGCTAAACATCTCGCCCAAACTTTAGAAGGCGCACCTCAAGGCTTTTCCTGTCTTGCTTGGCATCCCCAGGGTCAGCAACTTGCTGCTGGCGGGAAAAACGGTGAATTACGCGTTTGGATGCGATCGCGTCGCGGTCAAGGGTTTAATCATCGCTGA